Below is a genomic region from Hyalangium minutum.
GCCTGCTCCACGGCCGCAGCGTCTCGGGGAGAGCGACGCGTCCGGGCCACGTCCACCAGAGCTTCAATGCCATGCCACGTGAGTGGCAATCCAACAGCCATGGCTTGATCCAGTTCGGCCCGCGCGTCATCCAACTCCAACGCCTGAATGGCCAGATGGGCGAGGTTCTGATGGATGTTGCGCGCGCTCTTCGAGTCGCCCTCGGACATCAAGAGAGCCTCGCCGAAGTAAGCACGGCCCAGTGTCACGTCCGCCGCCAGACGCGCGGCGTTGCCCAGCGTCTGCAGCAGCACTCGCTCCCGATCCCACTGGGCCAGCCGGGCCAATGCCAATCCAGCGCGGGCGTGCCGCTCGGCATCGCTGACCTGAAAGAGCCAGCCAAACACGTGGGACAAATCGTTCTCAACATCAATGCACCGATAGACCAGTTGCTCTCTCTTGCAGAGGTCGAGCGCCTCCTCGAGGAGTTTCTGCGCCCGGGTGTAGCGCTCCTGTTCTTGTTCCCGCGATGCCTCCACCTGGAGTCCCAGAACCCGGAACCAAGGGTCCGGGTGAGCACGGGTCCGCTCCACGAGCTTGCTGGCGTATTGAGGACGGTGCTGGATGAGGTACGTGAGCGCGCCTAGAGCGAGATCGTCCTCACGCGACGCGAGAAACTTCTGGAGCAGCGCCTCCTCGTCGCGCGCTTCCACCTGCCCATTCATCAACTGGGCATATTGGGCCGCCAGCGGGGCGCGGACCGAGAAGTCCCGTGCGGCGATGCGCTGCACGTACTCCGCGAGCACCGTGCCGCCTCCCACGCTCTCATCCAGTTTCCTGGCCAAGGGAAGGAACTCGCGAACTTCCGCAGCGGACGTCCGGGCACGCACAGCGTGATAGAAGTCACGGCGCATCAACGGAACGTCTGCATAGAGAAGCGCCTGCGACAGTGCGGGAACGCCTCGGGCAATGAGCTCGCCTCCGGCTGCATCTGCTTTCTGCCAACGCTCCTTTCTCTGCAAGGCGCCGGAAAGCCGCTCCCTCTTTGCCCGGGCCTCGTTCCGCCAGCGCTCATCAGGCTCGGTACGCTCCAGCGACTCCAAGTCCGCCATGGCTGACAGGGGCAGCCCCAGGTCCCGGAACACCAGGGCACGGTTCCAACGCGCCTGGACGTGACCCGGCTCCCTGCGAAGCACCTCATTGAAAAGATGGAGCGCTTCCCGGAACTCCGCCATCGCGCTGGAAACCTCCTGGGACCGGGCGGCCACATAGTGCGCAACCCCCAGGTCACAGAGCACGTTCGCGTCCCATTTGCGCTCGCTCCGCATCCGCTTCAGGAGCACCTTGGCACGCGCGGTATCGGGTGCGCCGCCCGCCAAGTAGGCCGCAGCCAACTGAGGCAGATCCCCCCGTTCCTCCAACTGCCCCATGACAGCGTGAGAGAACCCATTCACATTCGAAGTGGGTGCGGAGCCCATGGGAATCTGGGCCAACGATCGGTAGGTGTCCGCCTCTGGATACGTGACGCGTGCTTCCAGCGTCCGCTGCTGCCGCGCCCACAGCGCGGGCTCCACTCGCGATACGGACTTGCCCGTGAGGCCCAAAGCGAGCAGCAGCACGGCGGCAACGGATACCACCGCCGCACTGGCCGCCAACCACCGGTTCCGCGGAACGGCGTGCCAAGGCACCTCTACCGGGCCATGCCGCTCCAGGTAGCGCTTGCCGAGTTGTTCAAGCTGCAGCAGCCGAGTCAGCTCTGCCTGGCACCGCTCACACCCTGCCAGGTGCTTGCCGAAGGCCTGGGCGTCTGCTGGCGAGAGTTCTCCATCCGCGAAGGACTGGAGTGGGTCGCAGGGAGAGGACATCAGTGAGTTCCCTCATCGAGGTAAGGCTTGAGCAACTCGCCGAGCCTCTGGCGAGCATCGAACAACCGCTTGGCCACGAGTCCAGCAGACACGCCCAGCTTGCTGGCGATCTCCTGGTTGCGCAGTCCCTGGGAGCGGAGCAGAAAGGTGAGCCGCTGCTGCCGGGGCAGCTTCTCGATGGCCCACTCGAAGCGCTCCCGGGTGATGCGCTCGTACGTGTCCGAGGCCGCTCCCTGTCCCAGCGTCCAGCGGGTGATGGTCGGATCGTCTTCTGCCTTCTTCCGGCCCATGGTGCCTCGGATCAGGTCATAGAAGTGATTGGTCATGACGGTAATGAGCCAGCCATCCACTGGCTCTTCGTCCGCCTGGAGCGCTCCAGTGAAGCGCTCGACGAAGCGCAGCAGCGCCTCCTGGACCAGGTCTCTGGGTTCTATGCCCCCGAAGGCGCGACACAGTTTCTCGGCAATGGGCATCAGCAGCGCGTAATGCTTGGCGTGCCACTCATCGAAATTGCTGGCCACAATCTCCCCGGCGCTCTTCATGACCGTGTCTCCGGTCCGTCCCCAATAAGGACACGGAGGGCACATGAATTATTACGTCCCGACATGCGGGCAGCAGGGAGGATCATGAGCGGCGCCCGGCTTTGCGCGTGACGCATCCAGACCAGGGGACCTCCACATAGCCCTCGGACCTCCGGAAGTTGAAGAGCTTGAAGGTGGGATGCGTTTTCGGGTTGTAGACCCTGCCCAGTGCTGCTGCCAGACTGGCCGGACACGCCAGCGCGAGCCACACCTCTTGAACGTCTGGCCATTCAGCGCGGATGCGCTCCAGACATGTGCGGAACTCCTCGACGGCATGTGCCGTGTCCAGAGGTCCTCGCAGCACCGTAGGTGAGGGCCCACGGGCTGCCACCAGGCGCACCAGCGCGGGAGGTGCCTCGGTCCCCAGCCACCGGGCCAGTTCCTCGGAGTGGATGGACAGGTTCACCTCAAGGGTCATGGCCAGGCGTCCCCCCGATGCGCGTCCGGCCTCGGGAGCCGGCCAAGCCTCCTCCCGGAAGAACTTCTCCTCAGAAGAAGGCTGCTGCATGGAGTCGTAGCCACAGGTCCAAACGCCGGTGCGTCCTCTTTGCTCCTGGTACACGCTCAGCTTCCACCGGCTCAACCGCCACCCCAGATGGAACATGAGCGGCAAGGGGGCACGCCCGAAGAGGTGCACCTTTGAAACGTGTGTTCCAAGCGCGTCTACGAGCTGATCGGCCTGATCGAGTGCGCGCCGCCACTCCCGGGAGGTGGCGGGCAAATCATCCCTGACCTTGTCAAAGGGCTGCAGCACGACGACATCCGGATCCTCACCGGCCTCTCCTTTGAGCGCCTCGATGATGGAGGCATGCGCCACGTTGAAGTTCACCTCGTAGGCCACCACGAGTTCCTCCGGAAGCTCGGGGAGCGGCGTGTCTGGCGAGAACACTATGCGTTGCCCGCGCGCACGGGCCTCGGGCGGAGACTGCGCAAAGAACTGGAGCGATGCCCAGTCGAGGGACGACGCACTCAGTACCTCATGGGCTTTCTGAAAGGCTTCGTAGATGGGGACATTCTGTCCGCAGAGAGCTTGGTAGAACGCCCCCGTCATCTGTACAGAGCCGTTGATGCTCAGGGGCATCTGCGATGCGATGACCGCTGGGATGCCGAGGCGGTGAAGGTCGTGGGCCACCCCTCCAAACATGCTCCCCACCTGACCAGGATTACCGCCGTGACATGCGCTCAGCACGATTGCCTGTAGATCCCGGTGATAGGGACCCAGCACATCGCGAAGGCTGTCTCCATCAATCCGCGTGGGTCTGCTCGGCCGATGGGGATCTTTCCAGCTCAGTCCAAACGTTCCTCCGGGAACTGGGCCTCCGTGACACAGGATGTGGAGGATGCGAAACGGCTTCCCCTCTTGGCGTGCCTTTTTCAACCTGCTGCGAAGCGAATCCAGGGTCACATCCTTGAGTGCGTCCTGATCCTGATTGAAGTCGGGACACGCCTTCTGGATGGCGGAGAGATGGCGGTCCTCCTCGACATCCCCCTCCGCGTCGGACCAGGCGAACAGAACCCGGCCATGGCGGTGGGAGGCCGGGGGAGTCAACGTGTTGTGGGCCCATTCGAACTGCAGGGGATGCGGCGCGATCGTGCCAAGGCTTCGGCCTCCATGGCTGAGCGAAGTCAGTGACCAGGGGAGGCTGAACAGTTCCCCTGCGCTGAAGCGAAATAGCAGCCGACGAGGTGTGTGCGTTTCCTCGGCCTCAAGTAGAGCGTTCTCGTAGGCCTCCCAGCCCTCCAGTTCTTTCAGCACGTCCTCGAGAAATCTGCGCAGCAGATCACCCATCTGCCTTCGTACGGAGGAGGAGGGATCCGGGCGCAAGAACTCCGAACGAAGCGTCTCCACCTTGTCCCATGCGAGAAGGGCCGCCCCCAGCTTCCCCTTCGCACCTCGCGCGAAGTACTGCTGGGGCCTTCCATCAAACGCATAGGGCTCGTTCGGCCTCTCCGAGCGGCCCAACTCGATTGTCAGCGTGCGCAGTCCAGGCATGGTTCCTACCGGACTGGGTAGTCCGTCCCCAACAACTCCCGCCAGAGTTCGTTCGCGCCAGGCATGTCGACCCGCCGCTCAAGTTCCAGCGCTCGGGCCGCCTTGCGTGAGGCGCCCGAAAGCCGCTGCTGCCCTTGCTGAAGATGCCCCTCCCCTACTCCGGCATTCACAGGAGGCCCGAGCCCAGCGGGATCCTTCCAGTCAGCCCGGATGTGCTCGCTCATGAACTGAAACAGATGCGCCATGCCCTGCGCGTAGACGGACGGGTGGGACTCCGGCTGGAACGAGGCAATGCCCTCGTAGGCCATCACCTCCAGCAAGAACGACGGCACCGGCTTGCCTTGGAGTTGGTTCCAGCGCTTGATGGCCTTGATGAGCGGCTTCAGCCGCTGCATCGCTTTCCTGTTCGCCTCGTCACAGGCCGCGATGTGCTTGCGCGGATTGCTCCGGATCCACTGCCCCAAGCGCATATCGGGAATCCAGTAGATGCCCGGCTGGCGCAGATCTTCGAACGCGGGGACCACATCGAAACCGATGCCCGTCCCGGAGAACTCAATGTTGACCGAGCGGTTTTGCAGTCGCGGTTGCTTGCCGCGGAACTCCTTCCGCAGCGCTTGCGCGACGCGCTCGAGAAACTCTTGTGGCTGCAGGACCTTTCCGTTTCCGCTCGAGTCCGTCGTGAAGATGAGGAAGAGGTCGATATCGTGCAAAGGCCGGATGGCCGTATTCCGTCCATACGAGCCACTGAGAATGGACTCCCGCGGGCTCAGATGGTGACGCAACGCATCGAAGACGACCCGCTCCTGACGCTGCGCCTCGCGGTTCTCACCTTCGCGGAGCTCTAGGTCCTGCATGAACTGCTCGAATGACTGCGCCACAGTCGGCATCGTTGGTGTCTCCTCTCTTGCTAAGAGACACGAAGGAGACCGCAGGCATTACATCTGCTGAGCACAGCAAGCCGACAATTCCTGGACTACATTGCCCCACCTCCTTCGCGCAGGGCGTCCAGCGCGAGGAGCAGGAGAGAGCAAATTTCCCGCTCTCCCCCTCCCCTTCAGCTCAAGGCCGCGCGAGCGTCTCCGCTCACCACTTCCCGTTCTTGCTCAGGCCCTTGAGCTTGGTCTCGGCCTTGGCGAAGTTGTCGGCCGCCTTCCCCTTGCCGGAGAGCGTGGCGTAGACGCTGTTGCGGAACTCGTTGCTCACCTGGTTGTACTTCGTGCCGGTGATGGTCGGCCGAGGCACCGCGTTGGTGAAGGTGGTGTAGAGGCTGCCGAAGAACGGGTTGGCCTTCAGCAGCTCCGCGTCCTGGTAGAGGCTGGTGATGGTCGGGTTGAACGCACCCACCAGGGCCCGGCGCTTCTGCTCCTCGTAGCTGGTCAGGTACTTCACCAGATCCACCGCCAGATCCTTGTGCAGCGAGTACTTCGGCACCCCGAGCTGCCAGCCACCCAGCGTGCCCGTGGACTTGCCGTCCGCGCCACCCTTGGGCAGCGCCATCACGCCCACCTTGCCCTTGATCGGGCTGTCCTTGTTGTTGGCCAGCGCCCACGCATACGGCCAGTTGCGCATGAACACCGCATTGCCGGACTGGAAGGCGCCGCGAGCCCCCTCCTCCTCGTAGCTCAGCACGCCCTTGGGCACCACGTTGCCCACCAGCGAGGCGATGAAGTCGACGGCCTCCGCGGCCTTCGGGTTGTTGAGCGTGACCTTGCCCTGGGGATCCACCACCGTGCCGCCGCCGAAGGAGTCCACCCACTCCAGCGCGTTGCACGTCAGGCCCTCGTAGGACTTGCCCTGGAACACGAAGCCCACGAGCTTGTCATTGCCCGCCTTCTTCTCACCCTCCAGCACCGTGCGGGCCGCCTGCGCCAGCTCCTGCCACGTGGTGGGCGGCTTCTGCCCGTACTTCTCCAGCAGATCCGTGCGGTAGTAGAGCAGCCCCGCGTCCGTGAACCAGGGCATGGCCACCAGCTTCCCGTTCACCGTGTTGTTCTGCACGATGGGCTGGAAGTGCTGCTTCAGCACGTCCTCGGGGATGTAGGGCTTCAAGTCGATGAAGTGGTTGGCCACGAGGCCCGGCCACACGATGTCGATGCGCGCGACATCCAGATCCGTCGAGCCCGCCGCCAGCAGCTGCTGAAGCTGTGCCAGCTCCTGGGTGGCATCCGTGGACGCGCTCATGATCTGCACGGTGTGCCCAGTCTTCTTCGCCCAGGCCTCCGCGCCCTGCGTGCACAGGTCCTTCTCCATGCCCACGCTGCCACAGGCGATGTGGAGCGTCTCGGCTCGCGCCAGTGTGGGGTTGACCAGCGCCGCCGCAGCTACGAGCCCTGCCATGACCTTCTTCATTGCGTGTGTCTCCCTTGCTGCCAGGCGCTCCGGGCTTGGAGCGCGTCCCTACAAAAGGATCTCCAGCCGCCTCCAGTCCCCCTCCACGTCGAGCGTGAGCTTCCCCTCCGCGAAGCGGTGCTGTCGGGCGCCTCGCACCTCGCGGGGAGCGGGCAGGCCGTAAACACACAGCGTCTCCTGCTGGCGCGCCAGCGGCAACTCTCCTTCCGTTGCACGCTCGAGCACGCAGCGGCCGGACTGCCACTCTCCGACGAGCCGCGTTAGCCGCGCCGCGCCATAGCCCTCGCCCGCGTCTTCATACAGACGCGCGTCAATGCGCGGCGCCGCGTGGATGTGCCACGTGAGCTGCTTCCACTGGGCCGTGGTGGTGTGCAGCGCCGGCTCCGTGAGCGCCACCGCGCCTCCCGCACGCAGCCACAGCGGCACCGTGTCCAGCGGGGCCTCGGCCAGCGTGTGCTGCCGCCCCTCGAGGATCTCCCCGGAGGGCGCCAGCTGCGAGAAGGGCAACCACCGGCCCTCGGGCAGGTACATGTGCCGCCGCGTCCGGTACTGGCGAACGATGGGCGCGACGAGCAGATCCCGGCCGAACAGGAACGCATCGTCCATGCGCAGCGCCTCCGTGTCCCCAGGCGCATACATGACGAGCGGACGCATCACCGGCAGCCCCTCCACGGACGCCTCGTGCATCAGCGTGTAGAGGGTGGGCAGCAGCCGGTAGCGGTGCTCCATCCACTGGCGGGTGAGCGACAGGTAGGGCTCGCCGAAGCACCAGGGCTCCTGCTGCGGCGTGCCCTTGGCGGAGTGGTTGCGCAGCATCGGGTAGAAGGCGCCCAGCTGCGTCCAGCGCACCAGCATCTCCCCGGAGGCCCGCCCCAGGAAGCCCGGCACATCCACTCCCGCGAAGGACACCCCGGACAGACCCAGCCCCAGGAGCATGGAGATAGAGAGTTCCAGGTGCGCCCAGTAGCTGGAGTTGTCCCCCGTCCACACCGCAGCGTAGCGCTGGATGCCAGCGAAGCCCGCCCGCGTCAGCACGAAGGGCCGCCGCTCCGGTGCCAGCTCGCGCAGCCCCTCGTAGGTCCCCTTCGCCATGCCCAAGGCGTAGACGTTGTGCACCTCCAGGTGGCGCCTGTCGCCGTGCCGGGCGTCATAGGGCAGCGTGATCCCCTCCACCTTGCCCACGTCCGCCGAGGGCACCCCGGGCACGGAGAAAGACTCATTCCCGTTGAGGAGCTTGAAGCAGGACGGCTCGTTCATGTCGTTCCAGAAGCCCGAGATGCCGGTCTCCAGGAACTCCTTGTGCAGCTTGCCCCACCACTTTTGCACCGGCGCGCGCGTGAAGTCCGGGAACACGGCGGGCTTGGGCCACACCTCTCCGAGCAGCACGCTGCCCCGGTCATTGCGCACCAGGAAGTCGCTGGCGAGCGCCTCGTCATAGACGCGGTAGCCCGGCTCGGCCTTCACCCCGGGATCGACGATGGTCACCAGCCGCACGCCCTGCTCGGCCGCCTCGCGCGCCAGCCCAGCGGGATCCGGATAGCGGGTCTTGTCCCACGTCCAGACCTTGTAGCCCTCCATGTAATCGATATCGAGGTACAGGCAGTCCAGCGGGAGCCGGGCCTTGCGATAGCCGTGGAGGACAGCGCGGATGTCCTTGGCGTTCTCGTAGCCCCAGCGAGACTGCTGCGCCCCCAGGCTCCAGAGCGGCGGCAAGGGCGCCCGGCCCGTGAGCGCGGTGTAGCGCTTCACCACGTCCGAGGGCAGCGGGCCCGCGAACACATAGGCATCCAGTTCGGGGCCCGAGGACTCCCATCGCACGCCCAGGGGATCCTCGGCCGCCACGTCCACTTCCATCCTCCACGACTCATCGAGGAAGAAGCCCCAGGCGATGCCATCGCGCAGGCCCAGGCTGAAGGGGATGGACTGGTAGAGCGGATCCGTGTCCGGGTGGTGCGGCAGCACGTCCGTGTTCCAGAAGGTGAAGCGCATGCCGCGCTTGTCGAGCGCCCCCACCTTCTCGCCGAAGCCCAGCCAGGCCTCGTCGACGGGCGAGCGCAGCGTGAGCCGGGAGCGGAAGCGCGTCACGGGGTAGTCCGGCCGCACCTCTCCGGCGAAGCTGTCACACCGGGCGAGCTCCCGGCCGCCGGCATCCCTCAGCCGCCAGGTGCCCAGTGCCAGCTGCACCTCCAGCGACAGCTCTTCCGTGCCCACCACCACGGTCTGCTCCGCGCCCTGCCCCTCCCGGCGGATCGACAGGGGCCGCTCCAGATGCTCCAGCACGGACCAGGACTGCTTGGAGGGCACCTCTCGCAGCGTGACGGCCGCGGCCCCCAGCGAAGGCAGGTGACGCAGCCTCAGGACTCCGGGCAACGGGCTGCGGATCTCCAGGGCGGAGTGGGAACCCCAGAAGGTGACTCGGGTGGTTTCAGCGGAGAGATCGTTGAAGTGCATGGGCGCTGATAAAAAAGAGAGGCTGCCCATAGCATTCCTTGGGCAGCCCCTCTCTAGAAAACCGGCAACTTCTTACGCGCTACCAGTTGTTGCCACCACCGCTGGTGATGGTGAAGCCGCCGCTGCTCTGGTTGGCGACCTTGGCGGTGGGGGCGTTGTTCACCGTCACGTTGGTGAAGGTGCCGCCGCCCCGCGCCGTGGACAGCACCTGGATGCCGTAGTTGGTGGGGTTGTTGATGGTGATGTTCTGGAAGGCCAGGTTGGTGAACACGCCTCCGTTGCTCTGGATGCTGATGCCCTGGTACGTCGGGTCGATGATGTCCACGTTCTTGATCGTGATGTTGTTGGTCGGGTTCTGGTCGGCGCGCAGCCAGATCGAACCGAACTGCTGCCCACCCCAGTAGGTGCCGCCGCTGCGGATGATCGTCAGGCCATCCACCGTCGCGGACTGCATGGGGTACGGATTGAACTCGGAGCTGACCGTCAAGCCGGGATAGGTCAGCGTGTCGGAGACGACGCTGTTCTCGATCCGGTTGTTGAGGCCGCCGTAGATGGCGAAGCCCGCGGCGCGCCAGACGATCTGCACGGTGCAGTTGCGAATCACGTTGTTGGTGGCCGGGAACGGGTACAGGTCGGTCGCGGACCAGATGGCGAACGCATCGTCACCCGTGTTGCGGGCGTGGGAGTTCTCCACGATGCTGTCCTTGGTGCCGTTGCAGAGGTTGACGGCGTCCGCGCCGGTGTTGCGGAAGCGCGAGTTGCTGATGCGCAGGTTCGTCGACTCGGAGTTGCCGCCCACCCAGTAAGCGCACTGGACGTGCTCGACCCACATGTTCTCGATGACGGTGTTCTTGTAGGCCGAGTTCACCCACGCCTTGCCGCCCTGGGTCCGCAAGCCATCCGTGTTGCCGAAGATGGCGAAGTCCCGGAACTTCGCGTTGTCGCCAGTGATGATGAAGCCCGTCTGGCCCCAGCCCGCATCCTCGTTCAGCGCGGCGTTGTAGAGCTTCGTGTACCACATGCCCGCGCCCTGGATGGTGACGCCCTTGACCTGGATCTTGTTGGTCTGGTCGAAGGTGCCCGGCGGCAGGTACACACCCGCGTAGGTGCCAGCCTGCACCGCCCAGATGGCCTGGTTGATGGCGTTCTCGTCCGAGATGCCGTCGTTGGGGATCGCGGGCGCCCAGCTGTGGCCGCCCTCGGTGACGTCGATGTAGCCCGCGGGCTTGGCGATCGGCGCGCCCACCAGCTCCAGATCGATGAAGTCGATGGCGTAGTACGGCGAGGTGTCGCCCGAGTCCTTCTGCAGGCGAACGGTGGCCCCGGCCGGGATGGTGGTGTTCAGCAGCTTGCTCGACTCGTCATAGATGCGGCGCGGGGCGCCGGCCGAGGGCGAGTTGAACTGGGTGGCATCATCGCCGTAGACCCAGGCCTCCTTGGAGGAGAGGTTGAGCGTCCCCAGCTTGCTGCCGTTGACGTAGAGGCTCAGCGTCGCCTGGATGCCACCACCGCCCGCCGCGTCCGGCATGCTGTTGCGGACCACGATGGCGTTCGCCGGGGCCACGGTCGTCCACTCCACGTACTGGCCCGTCGCGTTGAGGACCACCGCCTTGCGGCCCGAGGCCTCACCCGCGATGGTGCCCAGCGCCCGGCTCGGGCCCTGGACGGCGCCGTTGGTGCGCCCGTTCTCCGCCTCGTACTCGATCCAGGGCACGTTGGCGCCACGGCCGACGAAGAGGCTCGAGGTCAGCGAGTTGTTGGTCTCCACGGACTCGGAGATGGCCGACGCGGGGTCCACCGTCGCCACAAGGGTGTGGTTGCCGTTCGTGGCCGTCCACGTGCCGCTCAGGGTGACCGCCGCGCCGGCGCCCGCCGCGAGCGAGCTGGGCACCGTCCCATTCAGGGTCGTCGCTCCATCAATCACCAGCCGCACCGCCACGGAGGAGCCGGGCGTGGGATCGAGGCCCTGGTTCGTCACCGTCACCGTGAAGGAGACCGCCGCGCCCGCCGCGGGCGTCGACGGCGTCGAGGAGATGGCCTGGACGATCAGGTCCGGACCGGGGCGCCGCGACACCGTCAGCGTCTTGGTGAAGCTGTTGTTGCTGTCGTTGAACTCGGCGATGGCGTTGTCCGGATCCACCACGGCCGTGACCGGATAGCTGCCGTACGAGGTGGACCACGAAGCGTTCGCCGTCAGGGTGACGCTGGCGCCCGCCGCGAGGGACGTCGTCGAGGGCAGCGTCGACACCGCGACCTCCGCGCCGTTCACGAGGAAGGAGACCTTGTGGACGCTGCTCGGGCTGGCGCCGGTGCCGGCGTTCTTCACGACGGCCTTGAAGGAGATGGCCTCGCCCTCCTGCGGGGGGCTGCTCGGCGCGGTCCACTGGATGTCGGTGACGGTCAGGTCCGCCCGCTGCGTGGCCGTGGCGGCCACGGTGATGTAGTCCAGGTTGACGTTCGCCACGTCTCCCGCGTCGTACTGGTACGCCACCGCGTTGCTGCCCGCGTTCAGATAGACGGCCTGCGCCTTGTTGGCCCAGGTCGTCCAGGCGCCCGTGGTGGGCAGCGAGACCTGGCCCTGCTTCGTGCCGCCCACGTAGAGCGAGAGGTTGGAGTCCGTGAAGCCATTGCCGTAACGCAGCGTGACGTCGTACCAGCCGGCGCTCGCGACGGACACGTTGAACTGGGTGCGCGCGCCCTGGGTCCAGTAGCCCTCCACGAAGCCCGTGCCGCTGTAGCCTGTGTGGTTGCTGTTGATCTGCGCGCCCCCGCTCAGGGTCGCGGACTCACCCTCATACTTCGAGCCGCCGGTGCTCGCCGTGTACGTGGCGGTGATTGTCGTCGCGGCCGCGGTCATCGTGTACGTCGTCGAGGCCGAGCTGGCATTGCCGAAGCTCGAGGCCACGCCACCAGTCCAGCCATTGAAGACCTGGCCGGACGACGGAGCGTTGGCCGAGATGTTCACGACGGCGCCGGACGCGTAGGAGCCACTGCCCGAGCCGTTGTTCACGGTCAGTGCATAGGTCGTTCCGCCCGCAGGCGAGCCCAGGATCTGGAACTCCGCGACCTGACCGCCCGGGGCGCCGCTGTTCGCGGTGAACTGGAGCCGCACCTCGCTCACCGTCCCAGAGACGGGGATCGTCACCTGATTGCCCGTCGACGGATTGAAGGTGTAGGTCGCCGAGGCCACGAGCGTCGAGAAGGTGGTCGTGCTGGCGTTGTGTCCCAGCACCGAGAACGTCTGGGTGCGCGTGCTCCAGGCACTGTCCGGGTTGAGCTGCACCACGACGGAGCTGATCGTGTGGTTGCTGCCCAGGTTCACCGTCAGCGTGTTGGGGTACGCGTTGGCCGTGCCCTCCCAGTAGGTGGCCCGGTTGTTGTCGTTCGCGTTCGTCGCCGCGTAGACCTGCGTGTAGCCGGAGGTCGTGATGCTCTTGCCGAGCGCGACGTTCGTGTCCACCGCCTGCGTCACGACTCCGGCGGGATCCACCACGGAAGCTGAAGGCGAAGGTTCGCAAGCGCTGATGAGCAGTTGGAGAACCATCCATACGGCGACGCCGCTTGTGCGCCGCCAATCTGACACTCTCGTGTTTTTCACTCGTGCCTCCTGCCGTGGGGGTCTGGAGCGTTTCGCATTGCGTCAAAGACTTGCGTGAATTCCTGAGAACGCTTGCTAAACGCGCGAAACCATCTAAAGGCGATTTTGCTGGCAGTAAAGTGAATTCTGAAAACGCATTCAGAAATAAACGTCTCCTGGCAAACGCTGCACTGCGGCATGGCAGAGTGGGTACACGTCAGTCTGAAAGCGCTTTCCCAGCTGAGACGTAGGGGACAATCCTCCAGCCCCGCCGACGCAGTGATACAAGAGGGCCCGCTATGGGACGCATATTCGAGACACGCAAGGCGACGATGTTCGCCCGCTGGAACAAGATGGCGAAGGTGT
It encodes:
- a CDS encoding RNA polymerase sigma factor encodes the protein MKSAGEIVASNFDEWHAKHYALLMPIAEKLCRAFGGIEPRDLVQEALLRFVERFTGALQADEEPVDGWLITVMTNHFYDLIRGTMGRKKAEDDPTITRWTLGQGAASDTYERITRERFEWAIEKLPRQQRLTFLLRSQGLRNQEIASKLGVSAGLVAKRLFDARQRLGELLKPYLDEGTH
- a CDS encoding SAVED domain-containing protein → MGDLLRRFLEDVLKELEGWEAYENALLEAEETHTPRRLLFRFSAGELFSLPWSLTSLSHGGRSLGTIAPHPLQFEWAHNTLTPPASHRHGRVLFAWSDAEGDVEEDRHLSAIQKACPDFNQDQDALKDVTLDSLRSRLKKARQEGKPFRILHILCHGGPVPGGTFGLSWKDPHRPSRPTRIDGDSLRDVLGPYHRDLQAIVLSACHGGNPGQVGSMFGGVAHDLHRLGIPAVIASQMPLSINGSVQMTGAFYQALCGQNVPIYEAFQKAHEVLSASSLDWASLQFFAQSPPEARARGQRIVFSPDTPLPELPEELVVAYEVNFNVAHASIIEALKGEAGEDPDVVVLQPFDKVRDDLPATSREWRRALDQADQLVDALGTHVSKVHLFGRAPLPLMFHLGWRLSRWKLSVYQEQRGRTGVWTCGYDSMQQPSSEEKFFREEAWPAPEAGRASGGRLAMTLEVNLSIHSEELARWLGTEAPPALVRLVAARGPSPTVLRGPLDTAHAVEEFRTCLERIRAEWPDVQEVWLALACPASLAAALGRVYNPKTHPTFKLFNFRRSEGYVEVPWSGCVTRKAGRRS
- a CDS encoding ABC transporter substrate-binding protein, with the translated sequence MKKVMAGLVAAAALVNPTLARAETLHIACGSVGMEKDLCTQGAEAWAKKTGHTVQIMSASTDATQELAQLQQLLAAGSTDLDVARIDIVWPGLVANHFIDLKPYIPEDVLKQHFQPIVQNNTVNGKLVAMPWFTDAGLLYYRTDLLEKYGQKPPTTWQELAQAARTVLEGEKKAGNDKLVGFVFQGKSYEGLTCNALEWVDSFGGGTVVDPQGKVTLNNPKAAEAVDFIASLVGNVVPKGVLSYEEEGARGAFQSGNAVFMRNWPYAWALANNKDSPIKGKVGVMALPKGGADGKSTGTLGGWQLGVPKYSLHKDLAVDLVKYLTSYEEQKRRALVGAFNPTITSLYQDAELLKANPFFGSLYTTFTNAVPRPTITGTKYNQVSNEFRNSVYATLSGKGKAADNFAKAETKLKGLSKNGKW
- a CDS encoding CHAT domain-containing protein, with amino-acid sequence MSSPCDPLQSFADGELSPADAQAFGKHLAGCERCQAELTRLLQLEQLGKRYLERHGPVEVPWHAVPRNRWLAASAAVVSVAAVLLLALGLTGKSVSRVEPALWARQQRTLEARVTYPEADTYRSLAQIPMGSAPTSNVNGFSHAVMGQLEERGDLPQLAAAYLAGGAPDTARAKVLLKRMRSERKWDANVLCDLGVAHYVAARSQEVSSAMAEFREALHLFNEVLRREPGHVQARWNRALVFRDLGLPLSAMADLESLERTEPDERWRNEARAKRERLSGALQRKERWQKADAAGGELIARGVPALSQALLYADVPLMRRDFYHAVRARTSAAEVREFLPLARKLDESVGGGTVLAEYVQRIAARDFSVRAPLAAQYAQLMNGQVEARDEEALLQKFLASREDDLALGALTYLIQHRPQYASKLVERTRAHPDPWFRVLGLQVEASREQEQERYTRAQKLLEEALDLCKREQLVYRCIDVENDLSHVFGWLFQVSDAERHARAGLALARLAQWDRERVLLQTLGNAARLAADVTLGRAYFGEALLMSEGDSKSARNIHQNLAHLAIQALELDDARAELDQAMAVGLPLTWHGIEALVDVARTRRSPRDAAAVEQALALEPGNTLGQQAYAKFLQGRFLVEVDAIKGRALLEEAIHEADSASPDDVTARHARAYSYTSLIFAAAAKSDFAAALGLFGSELGLAVPARCVLALTEDTERSLLVARGSEGQWMSKYAPVRGERFEPTSLAGVVPQDMVEALRPCASVDVLARPPLQGRAGLLPPEFAWRYRTRSTSPQPPQGLSVHVVVSEVRYDEQRSQLSLTWSPHVAPGASLRTLRDLDATPNRVLAALQEATEIDLATHGQIDPGSNTAYLLLAPGSDGSDELYEDRIRKLKLPSAPLVVLAACEAARGTSALHEHGSLPNAFLTAGARTVLAATQPIPNEDASDFFGSVRERIRAGASPSIATRDERLEWLRGGKDSDWINGVLVFE
- a CDS encoding nucleotidyltransferase gives rise to the protein MPTVAQSFEQFMQDLELREGENREAQRQERVVFDALRHHLSPRESILSGSYGRNTAIRPLHDIDLFLIFTTDSSGNGKVLQPQEFLERVAQALRKEFRGKQPRLQNRSVNIEFSGTGIGFDVVPAFEDLRQPGIYWIPDMRLGQWIRSNPRKHIAACDEANRKAMQRLKPLIKAIKRWNQLQGKPVPSFLLEVMAYEGIASFQPESHPSVYAQGMAHLFQFMSEHIRADWKDPAGLGPPVNAGVGEGHLQQGQQRLSGASRKAARALELERRVDMPGANELWRELLGTDYPVR